From Desulfosporosinus sp. Sb-LF, a single genomic window includes:
- a CDS encoding DUF362 domain-containing protein → MSSKVYFVNLRSRSDKNNKISKIRTLFDRAGFNELIQKDDLTAIKLHFGERGSDGFISPLFVRQVVDKIKEKGAKPFLTDTNTLYGGSRHNSVDHLLTALEHGFDYTVTGAPIIIADGLRSDNITEVEINKKHFKKVKLAKDIVNADSVIVLSHFKGHEMGGFGGTIKNLAMGGAPAVGKKEQHGTKIIVDQDKCIGCGECSEVCPEHAITVNEKAQVDLDKCIGCGECLTVCSVKANGIDWQTDLEAFLERMAEYGYGFAKAHEKRIGYINFLINITPDCDCASWSDAPIVPDIGFLASTDPVALDQASYDLVNKQLGFSDSHLSCNHESGADKFKGLRSYIDGTIQMQHGEEIGMGSRDYELIVL, encoded by the coding sequence ATGTCCAGTAAAGTATACTTTGTAAATCTACGGTCAAGATCAGACAAGAACAATAAAATTAGCAAAATTAGAACCTTATTTGATCGTGCGGGTTTTAATGAGCTCATTCAAAAGGATGATCTTACAGCTATTAAATTGCACTTTGGTGAACGCGGCAGTGATGGCTTTATTAGTCCTCTTTTTGTGCGTCAAGTGGTGGATAAAATTAAGGAAAAGGGTGCTAAACCCTTCCTAACTGATACTAATACACTCTACGGTGGAAGTCGGCATAATTCGGTTGATCATTTACTGACTGCCTTGGAGCATGGTTTTGATTATACAGTTACAGGTGCACCAATTATCATAGCTGATGGACTACGCAGTGATAATATTACTGAAGTAGAAATAAATAAAAAACATTTCAAGAAAGTAAAGCTGGCTAAAGATATTGTTAACGCTGACAGCGTAATTGTATTATCTCACTTTAAGGGACATGAGATGGGTGGCTTTGGTGGGACCATAAAAAATCTTGCCATGGGTGGTGCGCCAGCGGTTGGTAAAAAAGAGCAGCATGGCACTAAGATTATAGTCGATCAAGATAAATGTATTGGCTGTGGTGAATGTAGCGAAGTTTGTCCTGAACATGCGATTACTGTGAATGAGAAAGCACAAGTTGACTTGGATAAATGTATCGGCTGTGGTGAGTGTCTAACCGTTTGCTCAGTAAAGGCCAACGGGATCGACTGGCAGACAGACTTAGAAGCTTTTCTTGAACGGATGGCCGAATATGGATATGGCTTTGCTAAAGCACATGAAAAACGTATCGGTTATATAAACTTTCTCATAAACATTACTCCTGATTGTGATTGCGCATCCTGGAGTGACGCCCCTATTGTTCCTGATATCGGTTTTTTGGCTTCCACTGATCCTGTAGCTCTTGACCAGGCTAGCTATGATCTGGTTAATAAACAGCTTGGATTCTCTGACTCTCACCTTTCTTGCAATCATGAATCCGGTGCGGATAAGTTCAAAGGTTTGCGCTCCTATATAGACGGTACTATCCAAATGCAACATGGTGAAGAAATCGGTATGGGTAGCCGAGATTATGAATTAATCGTCCTGTAG